The Sulfurimonas lithotrophica genome includes a region encoding these proteins:
- a CDS encoding ATP-dependent helicase, with translation MEKIFARLNEEQSIAVKNTEGPVLILAGAGSGKTTTIVSRLAYLVKGVGIPASNTLTLTFTNKAAKEMRERALGMMEDVSYPPLLCTFHKFGLLFLKFNIHLMGRKNNFVVIDTDDKKRIIKKINSEIATPLIASEISRYKNSLMTPDDAYKQAELYNYQQIAKVYEEYEAYLAENNLVDFDDLIALTYKLLEDNPELAKKTSEKYQYIMVDEYQDTNELQLKLLQKLCSTHNNICVVGDDDQSIYGWRGAHIRNIMEFDQDFENTAVFKLQNNYRSREPILKVANALIEHNRSRLGKELKPTRGSGEDVVVLNSHDESEEARKIATNITKLIDSGVSAKDIAVLYRVNVLSRSIEEGLNRARINYKLVGGQRFYDRAEVKDLISYIRVITNFNDDFSFKRIINKPKRGLGKASVDKLELSAHAAEKSIFEFIKSSSVAELEALVRKKNAKTLKQFIKDIQSVAKVAEESTYNFIDVLEDTFSLKDIYKSQPDEQERILNMDEFYALFRDFIKNNPESGLDEFLNELTLQSEQDQVEGESIYMMSIHASKGLEFDHIFIIGMEEGFLPLVGDGSDLEEERRLGYVSFTRAKEKLTLSHVSSRFYKGRRSDLEKSRFFNEAGLCQGSLKLEKNTAFKKGDLVRHKIFGTGRVLGVSKAGKEFKLNINFAGTKKDILASFIERL, from the coding sequence TTTTTGCAAGGCTTAATGAAGAACAAAGTATTGCCGTAAAAAACACGGAAGGACCCGTGTTAATACTAGCAGGAGCAGGAAGTGGAAAGACTACTACTATAGTCTCAAGGCTTGCTTATCTTGTTAAAGGTGTGGGAATTCCGGCTTCAAATACTTTGACCCTTACATTTACAAATAAAGCCGCAAAAGAGATGCGTGAACGTGCACTTGGCATGATGGAAGACGTCTCTTATCCTCCTCTTCTTTGTACATTTCATAAGTTTGGGCTTTTATTTTTAAAGTTCAATATCCACTTAATGGGTAGAAAAAATAACTTTGTCGTTATAGATACCGATGATAAAAAAAGAATAATCAAAAAAATAAACTCAGAAATTGCAACTCCGCTTATAGCAAGTGAGATATCAAGATATAAAAACTCACTTATGACACCTGATGATGCTTATAAGCAAGCCGAACTATATAACTATCAGCAAATAGCAAAAGTTTATGAAGAGTATGAAGCATACTTGGCAGAAAACAATCTTGTAGATTTTGATGATTTGATAGCTCTTACATATAAACTTTTAGAAGATAATCCCGAGTTAGCCAAAAAAACTAGTGAAAAGTACCAGTATATTATGGTAGATGAGTACCAAGATACAAACGAGCTACAACTTAAGCTTTTGCAAAAACTTTGTTCAACTCACAATAATATCTGTGTAGTAGGGGATGATGATCAGAGCATCTACGGTTGGCGCGGTGCTCATATAAGAAATATTATGGAGTTTGACCAGGATTTTGAAAATACCGCCGTTTTTAAACTTCAAAACAACTACCGTTCACGCGAGCCTATCTTAAAAGTTGCAAATGCTTTAATAGAACATAACCGTTCACGTCTTGGAAAAGAACTTAAGCCTACTCGCGGCAGCGGAGAAGATGTAGTTGTTTTGAATTCGCATGATGAGAGTGAAGAAGCCAGAAAAATAGCTACAAATATAACAAAACTTATAGACTCGGGAGTGAGTGCAAAAGATATAGCCGTTTTATATCGTGTAAATGTTCTCTCCCGTTCAATCGAAGAGGGATTAAACCGTGCAAGGATTAACTACAAACTTGTAGGCGGACAACGATTTTACGACAGAGCCGAAGTTAAAGATTTGATATCTTATATACGTGTTATCACGAACTTTAATGATGATTTTTCTTTTAAAAGAATTATAAACAAGCCAAAACGCGGTTTGGGTAAAGCTAGTGTGGATAAACTTGAACTATCTGCACATGCAGCCGAAAAGTCAATATTTGAGTTTATAAAAAGTTCAAGTGTTGCCGAGCTTGAAGCACTTGTAAGAAAGAAAAATGCAAAAACTCTAAAACAGTTTATAAAAGACATACAAAGCGTAGCAAAAGTTGCAGAGGAATCTACATATAATTTTATCGATGTATTAGAAGATACCTTTAGTCTAAAAGATATATATAAATCTCAACCGGATGAGCAGGAAAGAATCCTAAATATGGATGAGTTTTATGCACTTTTCCGTGACTTTATAAAAAATAATCCCGAATCTGGACTTGATGAGTTTTTGAACGAACTTACACTTCAAAGCGAACAAGATCAGGTTGAGGGTGAGAGCATCTATATGATGAGCATCCATGCATCTAAAGGTTTAGAGTTTGACCATATCTTTATAATAGGTATGGAAGAGGGCTTTTTACCTCTTGTGGGTGATGGAAGTGACTTAGAAGAGGAACGCCGTCTTGGTTACGTTTCTTTTACGCGTGCAAAAGAGAAACTTACATTGTCTCATGTAAGCAGTCGTTTTTACAAAGGGCGTAGAAGTGACTTGGAAAAATCAAGATTTTTTAATGAAGCCGGACTTTGTCAAGGGTCTTTGAAGCTAGAGAAAAATACGGCTTTTAAAAAGGGTGATTTAGTTCGTCATAAAATTTTTGGAACGGGACGTGTGCTTGGTGTGTCAAAAGCAGGGAAAGAGTTTAAACTAAACATCAATTTCGCAGGTACGAAAAAAGATATACTTGCATCGTTTATAGAACGTTTATAG
- the truB gene encoding tRNA pseudouridine(55) synthase TruB: MNRLFVAYKPSNISSNFFLNKLKRKYNQKKAGFSGTLDPFAKGVLVIGMGSHTKLFRFLNKTPKIYRATLWLGAKSDSLDTEMIEHIDELNRFSEDEVLKALKSLQGELEYEPPIFSAKRINGQRAYDLARAGVEFELNKINSTIYETKLISYCHPFVTFEATVSEGTYIRSLGLLLANRLGVEYGSLSMLERLSEGQFFYDDEKALDIKKSLNIPQNFYDGDEQNIKYGRVIALEDIRNKKDGYYWIDNGDNISVINIEKSKVKYELGRIYIC, from the coding sequence ATGAACAGACTGTTTGTTGCATACAAACCATCAAATATCAGCTCCAATTTTTTCTTAAATAAATTAAAAAGAAAATATAATCAGAAAAAAGCAGGTTTTTCAGGTACGCTTGACCCTTTTGCTAAAGGAGTGCTGGTTATAGGTATGGGAAGTCATACTAAACTGTTTCGTTTTTTAAATAAAACACCAAAGATATACAGAGCTACACTTTGGCTAGGAGCTAAGAGTGACAGCTTAGATACAGAGATGATTGAACATATTGATGAACTAAATAGATTTAGTGAGGATGAAGTACTGAAAGCACTTAAATCGCTTCAGGGTGAGTTGGAGTATGAGCCGCCTATTTTCTCGGCAAAACGCATAAACGGACAACGTGCATATGATTTGGCACGTGCAGGCGTAGAGTTTGAGTTAAATAAAATAAACTCTACTATTTATGAGACAAAACTTATATCTTACTGCCACCCTTTTGTAACTTTTGAAGCTACGGTTAGCGAGGGTACATATATAAGAAGTCTTGGATTATTGCTTGCAAATAGGCTTGGAGTAGAATATGGAAGCTTAAGTATGTTAGAAAGACTGAGTGAAGGTCAGTTCTTTTATGATGATGAAAAAGCACTTGACATTAAAAAATCTTTGAATATTCCTCAAAATTTTTATGATGGAGATGAACAAAATATCAAATATGGAAGAGTTATTGCTTTAGAAGATATAAGAAACAAAAAAGACGGATATTATTGGATCGATAACGGTGATAATATCTCTGTAATAAATATAGAAAAAAGCAAAGTAAAATATGAGCTCGGTAGGATATATATATGTTAG
- the csrA gene encoding carbon storage regulator CsrA — protein sequence MLVLARKAEESIQLGDDIVIKVISIDKGVVKLGIDAPKDVSIIRTELLEDVKDSNVASSKEIDNTLLTQLSSIIKK from the coding sequence ATGTTAGTTTTAGCGCGTAAAGCAGAAGAGTCGATACAATTAGGGGATGATATAGTTATAAAAGTTATATCTATAGATAAGGGTGTAGTAAAGCTTGGCATCGATGCACCAAAAGATGTAAGTATTATTAGAACTGAACTATTAGAAGATGTAAAAGATTCAAATGTCGCATCATCAAAAGAAATTGATAATACTTTACTTACTCAGTTAAGTTCAATTATAAAAAAATAG
- a CDS encoding 4-(cytidine 5'-diphospho)-2-C-methyl-D-erythritol kinase, with translation MKIYKAYAKVNTFLKITGLRGDYHEIISRFMRVDDLYDELSFEKKDTPDFKIIGSFSCTTEQNTIYKAYNELLEYTKSESLDKLMQTYAVKVDKNIPAFAGLGGGSSDAATYLKMCNEVLHLNLSIKELAEIGLKVGADVPFFIYGYDSANVSGIGEIVEPFDEPLLKFDVYTPNIEISTPKVYKSYRDNFFNPINSTELHKLKNATSIEVLESYSPEEANDLFNPALKEYPKLKKHQKDEYYFSGSGSSFFRVI, from the coding sequence ATGAAAATATATAAAGCGTATGCGAAAGTAAATACTTTTTTAAAAATTACGGGTCTTCGCGGAGATTACCATGAAATAATTTCACGTTTTATGAGAGTAGATGACCTTTATGACGAGCTTTCATTTGAGAAAAAAGATACACCAGACTTTAAAATAATAGGTAGTTTTTCTTGTACAACAGAGCAAAATACGATTTATAAAGCATATAATGAACTTTTAGAATATACAAAAAGTGAGTCACTAGACAAGCTGATGCAGACATATGCAGTTAAAGTAGATAAAAATATTCCCGCTTTTGCAGGTCTTGGAGGCGGGAGCAGTGATGCCGCAACATATCTTAAAATGTGCAACGAGGTACTGCATCTAAACCTTAGTATAAAAGAGCTTGCCGAGATAGGTTTAAAAGTGGGAGCGGACGTGCCGTTTTTTATTTACGGGTATGATAGTGCGAATGTCAGCGGAATAGGTGAGATAGTCGAGCCATTTGACGAGCCGCTTTTAAAGTTTGACGTATATACGCCAAATATTGAGATATCTACGCCAAAAGTATATAAATCATATAGAGATAACTTTTTTAATCCTATTAACTCCACAGAACTTCATAAGTTAAAAAATGCAACATCTATTGAGGTCTTGGAATCATATTCTCCAGAAGAGGCAAACGATTTATTCAACCCTGCACTTAAAGAGTATCCTAAGTTAAAAAAACATCAAAAAGACGAATACTACTTCAGCGGAAGCGGAAGTAGTTTTTTTAGAGTTATATAA
- the smpB gene encoding SsrA-binding protein SmpB, which translates to MGEPYAKNKKAYHDYFIEEKFEAGIVLKGSEVKGIRARRINMKDSFIRIDNGEAVLYNMHIGRLETTHHFYGHEERGSRKLLLHKKELAKLQKAVERDGYTIVPLQLYFNARNIVKVQIAIGKGKQLHDKRADLKEKDQKRDIQRAMKDY; encoded by the coding sequence ATGGGTGAACCATACGCAAAAAATAAAAAAGCATATCATGATTATTTTATAGAAGAAAAATTTGAAGCGGGCATCGTTTTAAAAGGTAGTGAAGTAAAAGGTATCCGTGCACGTCGCATAAATATGAAAGACAGTTTTATCCGCATCGATAACGGCGAAGCAGTTTTGTATAACATGCACATAGGAAGACTTGAAACTACTCACCATTTTTACGGACACGAAGAGCGTGGAAGCAGAAAACTTTTGCTTCATAAAAAGGAACTTGCAAAATTACAAAAAGCGGTTGAGCGTGACGGTTATACTATAGTGCCTTTGCAGTTATACTTTAATGCAAGAAACATAGTAAAGGTTCAAATAGCTATAGGAAAAGGTAAACAGCTACATGATAAAAGGGCTGATCTTAAAGAAAAAGATCAAAAAAGAGATATACAAAGAGCGATGAAGGATTACTAA
- a CDS encoding M23 family metallopeptidase, which produces MRGLFLVLFLLSNLFAFRFDISNSEIKNGQTALIKFAKEEGVEFKYIKIKDKTYEIFSNYAYVPISYYEKPQTLKVYVHYTKNKKPESKLLFFKVVDGKYQKETLSVDNSKVKLSQKDKKRAAKEYVEAMDIYNSTTSKSFIDSDFIMPLNSKITSDFGRARIFNGTLKSYHSGTDFRAKVGTPIKCVNDGKVVLVKDRFYSGGSIIVDHGQGVYTCYYHMSKFDVKKNELVKKGQLLGLSGASGRVTGPHLHFSARVNGVQVDPLQFIELINKEL; this is translated from the coding sequence ATGAGGGGATTATTTTTAGTACTATTTTTACTATCAAACCTATTTGCTTTTAGGTTTGACATATCAAATTCCGAGATAAAAAACGGTCAAACTGCACTTATAAAGTTTGCCAAAGAAGAAGGAGTAGAGTTTAAGTATATAAAGATAAAAGATAAAACGTATGAAATCTTTTCAAACTATGCATATGTTCCCATAAGCTATTATGAAAAACCGCAAACACTTAAAGTGTATGTTCATTATACTAAAAATAAAAAGCCCGAATCAAAACTACTATTTTTTAAAGTTGTTGACGGTAAGTACCAAAAAGAAACTCTAAGTGTAGATAACTCAAAAGTAAAACTCTCACAGAAAGATAAAAAAAGAGCTGCAAAAGAGTATGTTGAGGCTATGGATATATACAATTCTACTACGTCAAAAAGTTTTATTGATTCTGATTTTATAATGCCTTTAAATTCCAAAATCACAAGTGATTTTGGACGTGCCAGAATATTTAACGGAACATTAAAAAGCTATCACAGCGGTACTGATTTTCGTGCAAAAGTGGGTACACCTATAAAATGTGTAAATGACGGTAAAGTCGTACTTGTTAAAGACAGATTTTATTCAGGTGGATCTATTATAGTAGATCACGGGCAGGGTGTTTATACGTGTTACTATCATATGAGTAAGTTTGATGTTAAAAAAAATGAGTTGGTTAAAAAAGGTCAACTGCTTGGATTATCTGGTGCAAGCGGTAGGGTAACGGGGCCGCATTTACATTTTTCAGCTAGAGTTAACGGTGTACAAGTTGACCCTTTGCAATTTATAGAGTTAATAAATAAGGAATTATAA
- a CDS encoding tetratricopeptide repeat protein, with protein MSVLQLLMLGASAFFAFKIYQHIQTLEDDQNIQREDYEPSQDEKDEDYAKAMNTFSPYSAEELVQKADDAYQNEDEQKALAFLSEANLKAPNNAEILFKLGFISAKVGDNTMAIRYYKESLDVDKDDEFVHNSLASVYRAEKEFASAKMHLNDSLSIDDTNALTYYNYGNLMIDMGNEDVAREMYAKAIELDPEFKEAKEELEKLQKD; from the coding sequence ATGAGCGTATTACAGTTACTGATGTTAGGTGCATCAGCTTTTTTTGCTTTTAAAATATATCAACATATTCAAACATTGGAAGATGATCAGAATATACAAAGAGAAGATTACGAACCTTCACAAGATGAAAAAGATGAAGACTATGCAAAAGCTATGAATACTTTTTCTCCGTATTCGGCAGAGGAGTTAGTTCAAAAAGCAGATGATGCTTATCAAAATGAAGATGAGCAAAAAGCATTAGCATTTTTAAGCGAGGCAAATCTAAAAGCACCTAATAATGCAGAGATACTTTTCAAACTTGGATTTATTAGTGCAAAAGTCGGTGACAACACTATGGCAATCAGATACTATAAAGAATCACTTGATGTAGATAAAGACGACGAATTTGTTCACAACTCTTTAGCAAGTGTATATCGTGCAGAAAAAGAATTTGCTTCTGCGAAGATGCATCTAAACGATTCCTTGTCTATAGATGATACAAATGCACTTACTTATTATAACTACGGTAACTTGATGATAGATATGGGTAATGAAGACGTAGCTCGTGAAATGTATGCAAAGGCTATAGAGTTAGACCCTGAGTTTAAAGAGGCAAAAGAAGAGTTGGAAAAACTGCAAAAAGATTAA
- a CDS encoding Nif3-like dinuclear metal center hexameric protein, with protein MKLKDIYEKLDELSPFELQEKWDNSGIQVGSPNQEIEQIVLSIDADAELLESLKPNTLLITHHPIIFGGITELNFETYPSNFLKTMIEKNVSNIAMHTNFDKTHLNKYVAEKILGYKILDDKEFVIKFEVNEDFDTFAKKVGEKFSLKNVKSVKCRDFVKTCALTTGSGGSMIKYIDADCFLTGDIKYHDAMEAKSINLSLIDIGHFESECFFSDILHKHLKVLGLDAIISSSKNPFTYI; from the coding sequence ATGAAACTAAAAGATATATATGAAAAACTAGATGAACTCTCACCTTTTGAACTACAAGAAAAATGGGATAACTCCGGCATCCAAGTAGGTTCACCTAATCAAGAAATAGAACAAATTGTTCTAAGTATAGATGCAGATGCAGAGCTTTTAGAGAGTTTGAAACCTAACACACTTTTAATAACTCACCACCCTATAATTTTTGGTGGAATTACCGAGCTTAATTTTGAAACATACCCGTCAAACTTTTTAAAAACTATGATTGAAAAAAATGTTTCAAATATCGCGATGCATACAAATTTTGACAAAACTCATTTAAATAAATACGTAGCCGAGAAAATTTTAGGCTATAAAATTTTGGATGATAAAGAGTTTGTTATAAAATTTGAGGTTAATGAAGATTTTGATACTTTTGCAAAAAAAGTAGGTGAAAAATTCTCGCTGAAAAATGTAAAAAGCGTAAAATGTCGTGATTTTGTAAAAACTTGTGCTTTGACAACGGGAAGCGGCGGTTCTATGATTAAATATATTGACGCTGACTGCTTCTTGACAGGGGATATCAAGTATCATGATGCGATGGAAGCAAAGAGTATAAACTTGTCACTTATCGACATCGGTCATTTTGAATCTGAGTGCTTTTTTAGCGATATTTTACACAAACATTTGAAAGTTTTAGGTTTAGACGCTATAATTTCATCATCAAAGAACCCTTTTACATATATTTAA
- a CDS encoding zinc ribbon domain-containing protein, giving the protein MNPHLKQLIDLSIVDKEIDAFEPQIEEANASYEAAIAKKESIDKDIENLSNEIKEEELKKSKNELHLSELSQKLEDNSKKSKEVKTEREMKSLQLEEEIAKEQVTFANEEIERLEKIIDNKNEQIEAAKTALAEIEANLESVKADVDEKLKVINEERQKVFVEKEKLLSTVNQKGLAFYQKIRRWAKNTTVVKVEEQACMGCNMLISDKVYADVIKGEDITNCPHCGRILYVETAEQ; this is encoded by the coding sequence ATGAATCCGCACCTAAAACAACTAATAGACCTATCAATAGTTGATAAAGAGATAGATGCTTTTGAACCGCAAATTGAAGAAGCAAACGCAAGTTATGAAGCGGCTATCGCAAAAAAAGAGAGTATAGATAAAGATATTGAAAATTTAAGTAACGAAATTAAAGAAGAAGAGTTAAAAAAATCTAAAAACGAACTTCACCTGTCTGAACTTTCTCAAAAACTTGAAGATAACTCTAAAAAATCTAAAGAAGTAAAAACTGAACGTGAGATGAAGTCACTTCAACTTGAAGAAGAGATAGCAAAAGAACAAGTAACTTTTGCTAACGAAGAGATTGAGCGTTTAGAAAAAATCATAGATAATAAAAATGAGCAAATCGAAGCTGCAAAAACAGCTCTAGCTGAAATAGAAGCTAATTTAGAGTCTGTAAAAGCTGACGTTGACGAAAAACTAAAAGTTATCAATGAAGAGAGACAAAAAGTATTTGTTGAAAAAGAGAAACTTTTAAGTACGGTAAATCAAAAAGGTTTAGCGTTCTACCAAAAAATTCGTCGCTGGGCTAAAAATACAACGGTTGTAAAGGTTGAAGAACAAGCTTGTATGGGTTGTAATATGTTAATCAGTGATAAAGTTTACGCTGATGTAATCAAAGGTGAAGATATCACTAACTGTCCACACTGTGGTCGTATCCTTTATGTGGAAACTGCAGAGCAATAA
- the waaA gene encoding lipid IV(A) 3-deoxy-D-manno-octulosonic acid transferase — translation MWKLQSNKALPFSVFYFILSVVLYIVALPLLILLSLKPKYKQSIPARFFLYKNKRFSSEDGIWFHVCSLGEARALKPIIDCLDGEDIKITTITHTGQAEAKKYDAEVRYLPYEMFLPFWAKKQRVVVVLEAEFWYMLFAVAASMGSRVILLNARISERSAQRYLQFAWFYEKLLSNVEMIYAQSEADKNRFLALGARNIEVVGNIKLAAEIKKTKDFDKPHEEVIVAGSTHLGEEQSILDSYVSYKETNDSKLIVVPRHPERFESVYLLMEAYAKEYNLSLSRFSEEKNFFADMILVDAMGELNNIYNISDVVILGGAFREDVGGHNPLEPAFFGCKIITGKHFFHQKELFKYVHHVQYVDADGIKEALDNAKELPPSIVEEKIDLDRVIDKLKK, via the coding sequence ATGTGGAAACTGCAGAGCAATAAGGCATTGCCTTTCAGTGTTTTTTACTTTATCCTAAGTGTCGTGCTATATATTGTAGCACTTCCGCTTTTGATATTGTTATCCCTCAAACCAAAGTATAAACAATCAATTCCGGCAAGATTTTTTCTATATAAAAATAAAAGATTTTCAAGTGAAGATGGCATCTGGTTTCATGTATGTTCACTCGGTGAAGCAAGAGCATTAAAACCGATTATAGATTGCTTAGACGGTGAAGATATAAAAATAACTACCATAACTCATACAGGTCAGGCTGAAGCTAAAAAATATGATGCTGAAGTTAGATACCTGCCTTACGAGATGTTTCTACCTTTTTGGGCAAAGAAACAGCGAGTAGTAGTAGTTTTGGAAGCAGAATTTTGGTATATGCTTTTTGCAGTGGCTGCATCTATGGGAAGTCGTGTTATTTTACTAAATGCCCGTATATCTGAACGTAGTGCACAAAGATATCTGCAGTTTGCATGGTTTTATGAGAAACTACTCTCAAACGTTGAGATGATATATGCTCAAAGTGAAGCCGATAAAAACCGTTTTTTAGCTTTAGGTGCTAGAAATATTGAGGTGGTTGGAAACATAAAACTTGCAGCCGAGATTAAAAAAACAAAAGACTTCGATAAACCTCACGAAGAAGTTATCGTAGCGGGAAGTACGCATCTAGGTGAAGAACAGTCTATCTTGGATTCATATGTTAGCTATAAAGAAACAAATGACTCAAAGTTGATAGTCGTTCCAAGACATCCTGAGCGTTTTGAGAGTGTATATCTTTTGATGGAAGCTTATGCAAAAGAATATAATTTAAGTTTGTCTCGTTTTAGCGAGGAGAAGAACTTTTTTGCTGATATGATACTCGTAGATGCAATGGGTGAGTTAAATAACATTTACAATATAAGTGATGTAGTTATATTAGGTGGTGCATTTCGCGAAGACGTAGGGGGACATAATCCACTAGAGCCTGCTTTTTTTGGATGCAAGATAATTACGGGAAAACATTTCTTTCATCAAAAAGAGTTGTTTAAGTATGTACATCATGTCCAGTATGTTGATGCAGACGGGATAAAAGAAGCATTGGACAATGCGAAAGAGCTACCTCCTTCAATAGTAGAAGAGAAGATAGATTTAGACAGGGTTATTGATAAACTAAAAAAATAA
- a CDS encoding pseudouridine synthase family protein — protein MKEKAYKLLAAQEGVSNSVAKSMIDRGLVYVGNKKVMIARGEIDDKTMFRVTKVEKPNIIFENDDILVVDKPPYVNSDEIERQFKGVQLLHRLDRETSGVLMLVKNEEFRQKAIKEFKKDNVYKEYIAWVEGIMSEPIEVDKPIFTTKKNNRAQSNVSSKGKPARSEFFPDIVSAKKTKVKCIIHHGRTHQIRTHLRYVDHPIIGDEQYGGRRSKRVMLHAYKVRLLGMEFTAPEPKAFVHFE, from the coding sequence GTGAAAGAGAAAGCGTATAAACTTTTAGCGGCTCAAGAGGGTGTGTCTAACAGTGTCGCAAAGTCTATGATAGACCGCGGGCTTGTTTATGTCGGAAATAAAAAGGTTATGATAGCTCGCGGCGAGATAGATGACAAAACTATGTTTCGCGTGACAAAAGTCGAGAAACCGAATATCATCTTTGAAAATGACGATATCTTGGTAGTAGATAAACCACCGTATGTAAACTCTGACGAGATTGAACGCCAGTTTAAAGGTGTTCAGCTTTTACACAGACTCGATCGTGAAACGAGCGGTGTTTTGATGCTTGTAAAAAATGAAGAGTTTCGTCAAAAGGCTATTAAAGAGTTCAAAAAAGACAATGTTTACAAAGAGTATATTGCATGGGTTGAAGGAATCATGAGTGAGCCTATCGAAGTGGATAAGCCTATATTTACTACAAAGAAAAACAACCGTGCACAATCAAACGTATCGTCCAAAGGAAAACCGGCACGCAGTGAGTTCTTTCCTGACATTGTAAGTGCTAAAAAAACAAAGGTAAAATGTATAATTCATCACGGACGTACACACCAAATCCGTACACACCTTCGCTATGTTGACCATCCGATAATCGGTGATGAACAATACGGAGGAAGACGTTCAAAACGTGTGATGCTTCACGCTTATAAAGTAAGACTTTTGGGTATGGAATTTACCGCACCTGAGCCAAAGGCATTTGTGCATTTTGAGTAA
- a CDS encoding DUF429 domain-containing protein, whose product MSKKKDSLYIGIDLAWGEKNPSGFCVAKPSKNKLKILDVKLLNSIDEILDEILKYKDYKVHVGVDAPLVVPNDSGNRDIEKEFNKDFAKYKISMLPANKKLLTKYSPTIRSVGLFDKLNELGFKRDYKHDKVIFEVYTHSTVAMLWNNHEILPYKRKKGRNTEFIKTQLDIYKKYLLKEFYSHKILKEDLSTLKGKKLKDYEDMLDALTSAYSIYYCKKGDAKFYQVDGLDTFVTPISKWKVYVLKCADDTLYTGVATDLDRRLDEHNSSTKGAKYTRVRRPVELVYYENCADRVDASRREYEIKQLSRKEKLELINV is encoded by the coding sequence TTGAGTAAAAAAAAAGATAGTCTCTATATAGGCATCGACTTAGCTTGGGGTGAGAAAAACCCAAGCGGATTTTGTGTTGCCAAACCCTCCAAGAACAAACTTAAAATACTAGATGTAAAACTCCTTAACTCCATAGATGAAATCTTAGACGAGATTTTAAAATACAAAGATTATAAAGTACATGTAGGCGTAGATGCACCTCTTGTAGTTCCCAATGATAGCGGAAACAGAGATATAGAAAAAGAGTTTAACAAAGACTTTGCAAAGTACAAGATATCAATGCTTCCCGCAAATAAAAAACTGCTTACAAAATATTCCCCGACAATTAGAAGCGTAGGCTTGTTTGATAAACTCAATGAACTTGGTTTTAAACGTGATTACAAGCACGATAAAGTGATTTTTGAGGTTTATACACACTCGACTGTTGCTATGCTTTGGAACAATCACGAGATACTCCCATACAAAAGAAAAAAAGGTCGAAATACTGAGTTTATAAAAACCCAGTTAGATATCTATAAAAAATACCTTTTAAAAGAGTTTTATTCTCATAAAATTCTAAAAGAGGACCTGAGTACCTTAAAGGGGAAAAAACTAAAAGATTATGAGGATATGTTAGATGCTCTGACATCTGCATATAGCATCTACTACTGTAAAAAGGGCGATGCAAAGTTCTATCAAGTAGATGGTTTAGATACTTTTGTAACGCCAATAAGCAAGTGGAAGGTATATGTACTAAAATGTGCCGATGATACTCTCTACACTGGTGTAGCTACAGATTTGGACAGACGTTTGGATGAGCATAACAGCTCCACTAAAGGTGCTAAATATACAAGAGTAAGACGTCCCGTAGAGCTTGTGTACTATGAGAACTGTGCCGACAGAGTCGATGCAAGTAGACGTGAGTATGAGATAAAACAGCTTAGTAGGAAAGAGAAGTTGGAGTTAATCAATGTTTAA